A stretch of the Panicum virgatum strain AP13 chromosome 9N, P.virgatum_v5, whole genome shotgun sequence genome encodes the following:
- the LOC120689545 gene encoding ent-copalyl diphosphate synthase AN1, chloroplastic-like isoform X5, with translation MKLLTLPPAAAAGSSPPCPSFVLKATQSGPCRIWGKAAATGPRGTRVARWRAQARTTTTQADNVSAAPPPAQVHAVFQTTHIEDDTEITKWPSKPQDLDDYQLIPGVDGTDLQPLIDQVRAMLRSMNDGDISISAYDTAWVALVPKLDGGAPQFPATVRWIVDNQLPDGSWGDSALFSAYDRMTNTLACIVALTKWSLEPEKCKTGLSFLHENMWRLAEEEQESMPIGFEIVLPSLIQIARNLGIDFPYDHPALHSIYSNREIKLKRIPKDMMHRVPTSILHSLEGMPDLDWAKLLNLQSSDGSFLYSPSATAYALMQTGDKKCFEYIDRIVKKFNGGVPNVYPVDLFERIWAVDRLERLGISRYFQHEIKQCMDYVNRHWTEEGICWARNSNVKDVDDTAMAFRLLRLHGYNVSQSVFKNFEKDGEFFCFVGQSNQAVTGMYNLNRASQIGFQSEDILHRARIFSYEFLRQREAQGMLHDKWIIAKDLAGEVQYTLDFPWYASLPRVEARTYLDQYGGKDDVWIGKTLYRMPLVNNDVYLKLARTDFNNCQVLHQLECHGLQMWYNENRLETFGVSPQEVLRTYFLAASCIFEPSHAVERLTWAQTSLLANAISTHIQTILSDKKRLECFVHCLYEENDQSWIKTNPSDDIILERALRKLIDLLAQEAQPIYEGQRFIRSLLSLVWTEWMIQKTNKQDNNYNKSSGTERHIHDKQTYLLIVQSIEICVGRIGEATSVINNKDSDQFVHLACTICDSLNHKVSIFQGTEKNEATMNCIDKEIQLNMQELTQLFLLRSDEKTSNSKTKQTLWDVLRSSYYASHSPQHVINRHVSKVIFEPV, from the exons ATGAAGCTCCTCACCCTGCCGCCGGCAGCAGCCGCTGGGTCGTCGCCACCGTGCCCTTCCTTTGTCCTGAAAG CAACTCAATCAGGTCCATGCCGCATCTGGGGCAAAGCTGCAGCGACGGGGCCCCGCGGCACGCGCGTCGCCCGGTGGAGGGCGCAGGCCCGGACGACGACAACGCAGGCCGACAACGTatccgctgctcctcctcctgctcaag TACATGCAGTGTTCCAAACAACCCACATCGAAGACGATACTGAAATCACAAAATGGCCTAGCAAACCACAGGATCTTGATGACTACCAATTGATCCCTGGG GTTGATGGGACGGACTTGCAGCCACTCATCGATCAGGTGAGGGCAATGCTAAGATCAATGAATGACGGGGATATCAGCATCTCGGCGTATGACACAGCGTGGGTTGCACTGGTGCCCAAGCTGGATGGTGGAGCACCACAGTTCCCAGCCACCGTGCGTTGGATCGTCGACAACCAGCTGCCTGACGGCTCATGGGGCGATTCGGCCTTGTTCTCTGCCTATGACCGTATGACAAACACCCTGGCCTGTATCGTCGCGCTGACGAAATGGTCTCTTGAGCCCGAAAAATGCAAGACAG GGCTATCTTTTCTCCATGAGAACATGTGGAGGTTAGCAGAGGAAGAGCAAGAGTCAATGCCCATCGGCTTCGAAATCGTACTCCCTTCTCTCATTCAGATAGCTAGGAACTTGGGCATTGACTTTCCATATGATCATCCGGCTTTACACAGCATATATTCGAACAGGGAAATCAAGCTGAAGAG GATCCCGAAGGACATGATGCATAGAGTTCCTACGTCAATTCTGCATAGCCTTGAAGGAATGCCTGATCTGGATTGGGCCAAGCTTCTAAATCTTCAATCAAGTGATGGATCCTTCTTGTATTCTCCTTCAGCTACTGCATATGCGCTTATGCAAACTGGTGACAAGAAGTGCTTTGAATATATCGATAGGATAGTCAAAAAGTTCAACGGAGGAG TCCCCAATGTTTATCCGGTCGATCTTTTTGAGCGCATCTGGGCCGTTGATCGACTAGAGCGACTCGGGATCTCCCGTTACTTCCAACATGAGATCAAACAATGCATGGACTATGTGAACAG GCACTGGACTGAAGAAGGGATTTGCTGGGCTAGGAACTCTAATGTTAAAGATGTGGATGACACGGCGATGGCTTTTCGACTACTACGGCTACATGGATACAATGTGTCCCAAA GTGTGTTTAAGAACTTTGAGAAGGATGGAGAGTTCTTTTGTTTTGTGGGACAATCAAACCAAGCTGTCACTGGGATGTATAACCTCAACAGAGCCTCTCAGATAGGATTTCAATCTGAGGATATATTGCACCGTGCAAGGATTTTCTCATATGAGTTTCTCAGACAAAGAGAAGCCCAAGGCATGCTCCATGATAAATGGATAATTGCAAAGGATCTAGCTGGCGAG GTACAATATACATTAGACTTTCCTTGGTATGCGAGCTTGCCTCGCGTGGAGGCAAGAACCTATCTAGATCAGTATGGTGGTAAGGATGATGTTTGGATTGGAAAGACTCTCTACAG GATGCCTCTTGTGAATAATGATGTATATCTGAAGTTGGCAAGAACAGATTTCAACAATTGCCAAGTTCTACATCAGCTTGAATGTCACGGACTTCAAAT GTGGTACAACGAGAATCGCCTTGAGACTTTTGGAGTGTCACCACAAGAAGTTTTAAGAACTTATTTTTTAGCAGCATCATGCATCTTCGAACCAAGCCATGCTGTTGAGCGGCTCACATGGGCTCAAACATCATTGCTTGCCAATGCTATTTCTACACATATCCAAACTATTTTGTCGGACAAGAAAAGATTGGAATGTTTCGTACATTGTCTATACGAAGAAAATGATCAATCATG GATTAAAACCAATCCTAGTGATGATATTATTCTTGAGAGGGCGCTTCGGAAACTTATTGACTTATTGGCACAAGAAGCACAACCAATTTACGAAGGGCAAAGGTTCATACGGAGTCTCCTGAGTCTTGTA TGGACTGAATGGATGATACAAAAGACAAATAAACAAGACAACAATTATAACAAATCTAGTGGTACAGAACGACACATACATGATAAGCAAACTTATCTGCTTATAGTTCAAAGTATTGAGATTTGTGTTGGACGAATTGGTGAGGCTACATCCGTGATAAACAACAAGGACAGTGATCAGTTTGTTCATCTCGCGTGCACTATTTGTGACAGTCTTAACCACAAGGTGTCAATATTCCAG GGTACCGAGAAAAATGAAGCAACAATGAATTGCATTGACAAGGAAATTCAGTTGAATATGCAAGAGCTTACTCAGCTTTTCCTCCTGAGATCAGATGAGAAAACCAGTAATAGCAAGACCAAGCAAACCTTATGGGATGTCCTGAGAAGCTCTTACTATGCTAGTCATTCCCCACAACATGTTATCAATAGACATGTTTCAAAGGTTATCTTTGAGCCTGTTTAA
- the LOC120689545 gene encoding ent-copalyl diphosphate synthase AN1, chloroplastic-like isoform X3: protein MKLLTLPPAAAAGSSPPCPSFVLKGKGTAPFAATQSGPCRIWGKAAATGPRGTRVARWRAQARTTTTQADNVSAAPPPAQVFQTTHIEDDTEITKWPSKPQDLDDYQLIPGVDGTDLQPLIDQVRAMLRSMNDGDISISAYDTAWVALVPKLDGGAPQFPATVRWIVDNQLPDGSWGDSALFSAYDRMTNTLACIVALTKWSLEPEKCKTGLSFLHENMWRLAEEEQESMPIGFEIVLPSLIQIARNLGIDFPYDHPALHSIYSNREIKLKRIPKDMMHRVPTSILHSLEGMPDLDWAKLLNLQSSDGSFLYSPSATAYALMQTGDKKCFEYIDRIVKKFNGGVPNVYPVDLFERIWAVDRLERLGISRYFQHEIKQCMDYVNRHWTEEGICWARNSNVKDVDDTAMAFRLLRLHGYNVSQSVFKNFEKDGEFFCFVGQSNQAVTGMYNLNRASQIGFQSEDILHRARIFSYEFLRQREAQGMLHDKWIIAKDLAGEVQYTLDFPWYASLPRVEARTYLDQYGGKDDVWIGKTLYRMPLVNNDVYLKLARTDFNNCQVLHQLECHGLQMWYNENRLETFGVSPQEVLRTYFLAASCIFEPSHAVERLTWAQTSLLANAISTHIQTILSDKKRLECFVHCLYEENDQSWIKTNPSDDIILERALRKLIDLLAQEAQPIYEGQRFIRSLLSLVWTEWMIQKTNKQDNNYNKSSGTERHIHDKQTYLLIVQSIEICVGRIGEATSVINNKDSDQFVHLACTICDSLNHKVSIFQGTEKNEATMNCIDKEIQLNMQELTQLFLLRSDEKTSNSKTKQTLWDVLRSSYYASHSPQHVINRHVSKVIFEPV from the exons ATGAAGCTCCTCACCCTGCCGCCGGCAGCAGCCGCTGGGTCGTCGCCACCGTGCCCTTCCTTTGTCCTGAAAGGTAAAG GCACCGCTCCTTTTGCAGCAACTCAATCAGGTCCATGCCGCATCTGGGGCAAAGCTGCAGCGACGGGGCCCCGCGGCACGCGCGTCGCCCGGTGGAGGGCGCAGGCCCGGACGACGACAACGCAGGCCGACAACGTatccgctgctcctcctcctgctcaag TGTTCCAAACAACCCACATCGAAGACGATACTGAAATCACAAAATGGCCTAGCAAACCACAGGATCTTGATGACTACCAATTGATCCCTGGG GTTGATGGGACGGACTTGCAGCCACTCATCGATCAGGTGAGGGCAATGCTAAGATCAATGAATGACGGGGATATCAGCATCTCGGCGTATGACACAGCGTGGGTTGCACTGGTGCCCAAGCTGGATGGTGGAGCACCACAGTTCCCAGCCACCGTGCGTTGGATCGTCGACAACCAGCTGCCTGACGGCTCATGGGGCGATTCGGCCTTGTTCTCTGCCTATGACCGTATGACAAACACCCTGGCCTGTATCGTCGCGCTGACGAAATGGTCTCTTGAGCCCGAAAAATGCAAGACAG GGCTATCTTTTCTCCATGAGAACATGTGGAGGTTAGCAGAGGAAGAGCAAGAGTCAATGCCCATCGGCTTCGAAATCGTACTCCCTTCTCTCATTCAGATAGCTAGGAACTTGGGCATTGACTTTCCATATGATCATCCGGCTTTACACAGCATATATTCGAACAGGGAAATCAAGCTGAAGAG GATCCCGAAGGACATGATGCATAGAGTTCCTACGTCAATTCTGCATAGCCTTGAAGGAATGCCTGATCTGGATTGGGCCAAGCTTCTAAATCTTCAATCAAGTGATGGATCCTTCTTGTATTCTCCTTCAGCTACTGCATATGCGCTTATGCAAACTGGTGACAAGAAGTGCTTTGAATATATCGATAGGATAGTCAAAAAGTTCAACGGAGGAG TCCCCAATGTTTATCCGGTCGATCTTTTTGAGCGCATCTGGGCCGTTGATCGACTAGAGCGACTCGGGATCTCCCGTTACTTCCAACATGAGATCAAACAATGCATGGACTATGTGAACAG GCACTGGACTGAAGAAGGGATTTGCTGGGCTAGGAACTCTAATGTTAAAGATGTGGATGACACGGCGATGGCTTTTCGACTACTACGGCTACATGGATACAATGTGTCCCAAA GTGTGTTTAAGAACTTTGAGAAGGATGGAGAGTTCTTTTGTTTTGTGGGACAATCAAACCAAGCTGTCACTGGGATGTATAACCTCAACAGAGCCTCTCAGATAGGATTTCAATCTGAGGATATATTGCACCGTGCAAGGATTTTCTCATATGAGTTTCTCAGACAAAGAGAAGCCCAAGGCATGCTCCATGATAAATGGATAATTGCAAAGGATCTAGCTGGCGAG GTACAATATACATTAGACTTTCCTTGGTATGCGAGCTTGCCTCGCGTGGAGGCAAGAACCTATCTAGATCAGTATGGTGGTAAGGATGATGTTTGGATTGGAAAGACTCTCTACAG GATGCCTCTTGTGAATAATGATGTATATCTGAAGTTGGCAAGAACAGATTTCAACAATTGCCAAGTTCTACATCAGCTTGAATGTCACGGACTTCAAAT GTGGTACAACGAGAATCGCCTTGAGACTTTTGGAGTGTCACCACAAGAAGTTTTAAGAACTTATTTTTTAGCAGCATCATGCATCTTCGAACCAAGCCATGCTGTTGAGCGGCTCACATGGGCTCAAACATCATTGCTTGCCAATGCTATTTCTACACATATCCAAACTATTTTGTCGGACAAGAAAAGATTGGAATGTTTCGTACATTGTCTATACGAAGAAAATGATCAATCATG GATTAAAACCAATCCTAGTGATGATATTATTCTTGAGAGGGCGCTTCGGAAACTTATTGACTTATTGGCACAAGAAGCACAACCAATTTACGAAGGGCAAAGGTTCATACGGAGTCTCCTGAGTCTTGTA TGGACTGAATGGATGATACAAAAGACAAATAAACAAGACAACAATTATAACAAATCTAGTGGTACAGAACGACACATACATGATAAGCAAACTTATCTGCTTATAGTTCAAAGTATTGAGATTTGTGTTGGACGAATTGGTGAGGCTACATCCGTGATAAACAACAAGGACAGTGATCAGTTTGTTCATCTCGCGTGCACTATTTGTGACAGTCTTAACCACAAGGTGTCAATATTCCAG GGTACCGAGAAAAATGAAGCAACAATGAATTGCATTGACAAGGAAATTCAGTTGAATATGCAAGAGCTTACTCAGCTTTTCCTCCTGAGATCAGATGAGAAAACCAGTAATAGCAAGACCAAGCAAACCTTATGGGATGTCCTGAGAAGCTCTTACTATGCTAGTCATTCCCCACAACATGTTATCAATAGACATGTTTCAAAGGTTATCTTTGAGCCTGTTTAA
- the LOC120689545 gene encoding ent-copalyl diphosphate synthase AN1, chloroplastic-like isoform X1, which yields MKLLTLPPAAAAGSSPPCPSFVLKGKGTAPFAATQSGPCRIWGKAAATGPRGTRVARWRAQARTTTTQADNVSAAPPPAQVHAVFQTTHIEDDTEITKWPSKPQDLDDYQLIPGVDGTDLQPLIDQVRAMLRSMNDGDISISAYDTAWVALVPKLDGGAPQFPATVRWIVDNQLPDGSWGDSALFSAYDRMTNTLACIVALTKWSLEPEKCKTGLSFLHENMWRLAEEEQESMPIGFEIVLPSLIQIARNLGIDFPYDHPALHSIYSNREIKLKRIPKDMMHRVPTSILHSLEGMPDLDWAKLLNLQSSDGSFLYSPSATAYALMQTGDKKCFEYIDRIVKKFNGGVPNVYPVDLFERIWAVDRLERLGISRYFQHEIKQCMDYVNRHWTEEGICWARNSNVKDVDDTAMAFRLLRLHGYNVSQSVFKNFEKDGEFFCFVGQSNQAVTGMYNLNRASQIGFQSEDILHRARIFSYEFLRQREAQGMLHDKWIIAKDLAGEVQYTLDFPWYASLPRVEARTYLDQYGGKDDVWIGKTLYRMPLVNNDVYLKLARTDFNNCQVLHQLECHGLQMWYNENRLETFGVSPQEVLRTYFLAASCIFEPSHAVERLTWAQTSLLANAISTHIQTILSDKKRLECFVHCLYEENDQSWIKTNPSDDIILERALRKLIDLLAQEAQPIYEGQRFIRSLLSLVWTEWMIQKTNKQDNNYNKSSGTERHIHDKQTYLLIVQSIEICVGRIGEATSVINNKDSDQFVHLACTICDSLNHKVSIFQGTEKNEATMNCIDKEIQLNMQELTQLFLLRSDEKTSNSKTKQTLWDVLRSSYYASHSPQHVINRHVSKVIFEPV from the exons ATGAAGCTCCTCACCCTGCCGCCGGCAGCAGCCGCTGGGTCGTCGCCACCGTGCCCTTCCTTTGTCCTGAAAGGTAAAG GCACCGCTCCTTTTGCAGCAACTCAATCAGGTCCATGCCGCATCTGGGGCAAAGCTGCAGCGACGGGGCCCCGCGGCACGCGCGTCGCCCGGTGGAGGGCGCAGGCCCGGACGACGACAACGCAGGCCGACAACGTatccgctgctcctcctcctgctcaag TACATGCAGTGTTCCAAACAACCCACATCGAAGACGATACTGAAATCACAAAATGGCCTAGCAAACCACAGGATCTTGATGACTACCAATTGATCCCTGGG GTTGATGGGACGGACTTGCAGCCACTCATCGATCAGGTGAGGGCAATGCTAAGATCAATGAATGACGGGGATATCAGCATCTCGGCGTATGACACAGCGTGGGTTGCACTGGTGCCCAAGCTGGATGGTGGAGCACCACAGTTCCCAGCCACCGTGCGTTGGATCGTCGACAACCAGCTGCCTGACGGCTCATGGGGCGATTCGGCCTTGTTCTCTGCCTATGACCGTATGACAAACACCCTGGCCTGTATCGTCGCGCTGACGAAATGGTCTCTTGAGCCCGAAAAATGCAAGACAG GGCTATCTTTTCTCCATGAGAACATGTGGAGGTTAGCAGAGGAAGAGCAAGAGTCAATGCCCATCGGCTTCGAAATCGTACTCCCTTCTCTCATTCAGATAGCTAGGAACTTGGGCATTGACTTTCCATATGATCATCCGGCTTTACACAGCATATATTCGAACAGGGAAATCAAGCTGAAGAG GATCCCGAAGGACATGATGCATAGAGTTCCTACGTCAATTCTGCATAGCCTTGAAGGAATGCCTGATCTGGATTGGGCCAAGCTTCTAAATCTTCAATCAAGTGATGGATCCTTCTTGTATTCTCCTTCAGCTACTGCATATGCGCTTATGCAAACTGGTGACAAGAAGTGCTTTGAATATATCGATAGGATAGTCAAAAAGTTCAACGGAGGAG TCCCCAATGTTTATCCGGTCGATCTTTTTGAGCGCATCTGGGCCGTTGATCGACTAGAGCGACTCGGGATCTCCCGTTACTTCCAACATGAGATCAAACAATGCATGGACTATGTGAACAG GCACTGGACTGAAGAAGGGATTTGCTGGGCTAGGAACTCTAATGTTAAAGATGTGGATGACACGGCGATGGCTTTTCGACTACTACGGCTACATGGATACAATGTGTCCCAAA GTGTGTTTAAGAACTTTGAGAAGGATGGAGAGTTCTTTTGTTTTGTGGGACAATCAAACCAAGCTGTCACTGGGATGTATAACCTCAACAGAGCCTCTCAGATAGGATTTCAATCTGAGGATATATTGCACCGTGCAAGGATTTTCTCATATGAGTTTCTCAGACAAAGAGAAGCCCAAGGCATGCTCCATGATAAATGGATAATTGCAAAGGATCTAGCTGGCGAG GTACAATATACATTAGACTTTCCTTGGTATGCGAGCTTGCCTCGCGTGGAGGCAAGAACCTATCTAGATCAGTATGGTGGTAAGGATGATGTTTGGATTGGAAAGACTCTCTACAG GATGCCTCTTGTGAATAATGATGTATATCTGAAGTTGGCAAGAACAGATTTCAACAATTGCCAAGTTCTACATCAGCTTGAATGTCACGGACTTCAAAT GTGGTACAACGAGAATCGCCTTGAGACTTTTGGAGTGTCACCACAAGAAGTTTTAAGAACTTATTTTTTAGCAGCATCATGCATCTTCGAACCAAGCCATGCTGTTGAGCGGCTCACATGGGCTCAAACATCATTGCTTGCCAATGCTATTTCTACACATATCCAAACTATTTTGTCGGACAAGAAAAGATTGGAATGTTTCGTACATTGTCTATACGAAGAAAATGATCAATCATG GATTAAAACCAATCCTAGTGATGATATTATTCTTGAGAGGGCGCTTCGGAAACTTATTGACTTATTGGCACAAGAAGCACAACCAATTTACGAAGGGCAAAGGTTCATACGGAGTCTCCTGAGTCTTGTA TGGACTGAATGGATGATACAAAAGACAAATAAACAAGACAACAATTATAACAAATCTAGTGGTACAGAACGACACATACATGATAAGCAAACTTATCTGCTTATAGTTCAAAGTATTGAGATTTGTGTTGGACGAATTGGTGAGGCTACATCCGTGATAAACAACAAGGACAGTGATCAGTTTGTTCATCTCGCGTGCACTATTTGTGACAGTCTTAACCACAAGGTGTCAATATTCCAG GGTACCGAGAAAAATGAAGCAACAATGAATTGCATTGACAAGGAAATTCAGTTGAATATGCAAGAGCTTACTCAGCTTTTCCTCCTGAGATCAGATGAGAAAACCAGTAATAGCAAGACCAAGCAAACCTTATGGGATGTCCTGAGAAGCTCTTACTATGCTAGTCATTCCCCACAACATGTTATCAATAGACATGTTTCAAAGGTTATCTTTGAGCCTGTTTAA
- the LOC120689545 gene encoding ent-copalyl diphosphate synthase AN1, chloroplastic-like isoform X2 — protein sequence MKLLTLPPAAAAGSSPPCPSFVLKGTAPFAATQSGPCRIWGKAAATGPRGTRVARWRAQARTTTTQADNVSAAPPPAQVHAVFQTTHIEDDTEITKWPSKPQDLDDYQLIPGVDGTDLQPLIDQVRAMLRSMNDGDISISAYDTAWVALVPKLDGGAPQFPATVRWIVDNQLPDGSWGDSALFSAYDRMTNTLACIVALTKWSLEPEKCKTGLSFLHENMWRLAEEEQESMPIGFEIVLPSLIQIARNLGIDFPYDHPALHSIYSNREIKLKRIPKDMMHRVPTSILHSLEGMPDLDWAKLLNLQSSDGSFLYSPSATAYALMQTGDKKCFEYIDRIVKKFNGGVPNVYPVDLFERIWAVDRLERLGISRYFQHEIKQCMDYVNRHWTEEGICWARNSNVKDVDDTAMAFRLLRLHGYNVSQSVFKNFEKDGEFFCFVGQSNQAVTGMYNLNRASQIGFQSEDILHRARIFSYEFLRQREAQGMLHDKWIIAKDLAGEVQYTLDFPWYASLPRVEARTYLDQYGGKDDVWIGKTLYRMPLVNNDVYLKLARTDFNNCQVLHQLECHGLQMWYNENRLETFGVSPQEVLRTYFLAASCIFEPSHAVERLTWAQTSLLANAISTHIQTILSDKKRLECFVHCLYEENDQSWIKTNPSDDIILERALRKLIDLLAQEAQPIYEGQRFIRSLLSLVWTEWMIQKTNKQDNNYNKSSGTERHIHDKQTYLLIVQSIEICVGRIGEATSVINNKDSDQFVHLACTICDSLNHKVSIFQGTEKNEATMNCIDKEIQLNMQELTQLFLLRSDEKTSNSKTKQTLWDVLRSSYYASHSPQHVINRHVSKVIFEPV from the exons ATGAAGCTCCTCACCCTGCCGCCGGCAGCAGCCGCTGGGTCGTCGCCACCGTGCCCTTCCTTTGTCCTGAAAG GCACCGCTCCTTTTGCAGCAACTCAATCAGGTCCATGCCGCATCTGGGGCAAAGCTGCAGCGACGGGGCCCCGCGGCACGCGCGTCGCCCGGTGGAGGGCGCAGGCCCGGACGACGACAACGCAGGCCGACAACGTatccgctgctcctcctcctgctcaag TACATGCAGTGTTCCAAACAACCCACATCGAAGACGATACTGAAATCACAAAATGGCCTAGCAAACCACAGGATCTTGATGACTACCAATTGATCCCTGGG GTTGATGGGACGGACTTGCAGCCACTCATCGATCAGGTGAGGGCAATGCTAAGATCAATGAATGACGGGGATATCAGCATCTCGGCGTATGACACAGCGTGGGTTGCACTGGTGCCCAAGCTGGATGGTGGAGCACCACAGTTCCCAGCCACCGTGCGTTGGATCGTCGACAACCAGCTGCCTGACGGCTCATGGGGCGATTCGGCCTTGTTCTCTGCCTATGACCGTATGACAAACACCCTGGCCTGTATCGTCGCGCTGACGAAATGGTCTCTTGAGCCCGAAAAATGCAAGACAG GGCTATCTTTTCTCCATGAGAACATGTGGAGGTTAGCAGAGGAAGAGCAAGAGTCAATGCCCATCGGCTTCGAAATCGTACTCCCTTCTCTCATTCAGATAGCTAGGAACTTGGGCATTGACTTTCCATATGATCATCCGGCTTTACACAGCATATATTCGAACAGGGAAATCAAGCTGAAGAG GATCCCGAAGGACATGATGCATAGAGTTCCTACGTCAATTCTGCATAGCCTTGAAGGAATGCCTGATCTGGATTGGGCCAAGCTTCTAAATCTTCAATCAAGTGATGGATCCTTCTTGTATTCTCCTTCAGCTACTGCATATGCGCTTATGCAAACTGGTGACAAGAAGTGCTTTGAATATATCGATAGGATAGTCAAAAAGTTCAACGGAGGAG TCCCCAATGTTTATCCGGTCGATCTTTTTGAGCGCATCTGGGCCGTTGATCGACTAGAGCGACTCGGGATCTCCCGTTACTTCCAACATGAGATCAAACAATGCATGGACTATGTGAACAG GCACTGGACTGAAGAAGGGATTTGCTGGGCTAGGAACTCTAATGTTAAAGATGTGGATGACACGGCGATGGCTTTTCGACTACTACGGCTACATGGATACAATGTGTCCCAAA GTGTGTTTAAGAACTTTGAGAAGGATGGAGAGTTCTTTTGTTTTGTGGGACAATCAAACCAAGCTGTCACTGGGATGTATAACCTCAACAGAGCCTCTCAGATAGGATTTCAATCTGAGGATATATTGCACCGTGCAAGGATTTTCTCATATGAGTTTCTCAGACAAAGAGAAGCCCAAGGCATGCTCCATGATAAATGGATAATTGCAAAGGATCTAGCTGGCGAG GTACAATATACATTAGACTTTCCTTGGTATGCGAGCTTGCCTCGCGTGGAGGCAAGAACCTATCTAGATCAGTATGGTGGTAAGGATGATGTTTGGATTGGAAAGACTCTCTACAG GATGCCTCTTGTGAATAATGATGTATATCTGAAGTTGGCAAGAACAGATTTCAACAATTGCCAAGTTCTACATCAGCTTGAATGTCACGGACTTCAAAT GTGGTACAACGAGAATCGCCTTGAGACTTTTGGAGTGTCACCACAAGAAGTTTTAAGAACTTATTTTTTAGCAGCATCATGCATCTTCGAACCAAGCCATGCTGTTGAGCGGCTCACATGGGCTCAAACATCATTGCTTGCCAATGCTATTTCTACACATATCCAAACTATTTTGTCGGACAAGAAAAGATTGGAATGTTTCGTACATTGTCTATACGAAGAAAATGATCAATCATG GATTAAAACCAATCCTAGTGATGATATTATTCTTGAGAGGGCGCTTCGGAAACTTATTGACTTATTGGCACAAGAAGCACAACCAATTTACGAAGGGCAAAGGTTCATACGGAGTCTCCTGAGTCTTGTA TGGACTGAATGGATGATACAAAAGACAAATAAACAAGACAACAATTATAACAAATCTAGTGGTACAGAACGACACATACATGATAAGCAAACTTATCTGCTTATAGTTCAAAGTATTGAGATTTGTGTTGGACGAATTGGTGAGGCTACATCCGTGATAAACAACAAGGACAGTGATCAGTTTGTTCATCTCGCGTGCACTATTTGTGACAGTCTTAACCACAAGGTGTCAATATTCCAG GGTACCGAGAAAAATGAAGCAACAATGAATTGCATTGACAAGGAAATTCAGTTGAATATGCAAGAGCTTACTCAGCTTTTCCTCCTGAGATCAGATGAGAAAACCAGTAATAGCAAGACCAAGCAAACCTTATGGGATGTCCTGAGAAGCTCTTACTATGCTAGTCATTCCCCACAACATGTTATCAATAGACATGTTTCAAAGGTTATCTTTGAGCCTGTTTAA